A stretch of the Papaver somniferum cultivar HN1 chromosome 6, ASM357369v1, whole genome shotgun sequence genome encodes the following:
- the LOC113291033 gene encoding NAC domain-containing protein 83-like: protein MPDANIYDCHPGHLLYMYEFSERNNDSYFFSLREKKFGHGDRANRVVKDGSGLWSKSISKKPVKGVDGRVIGHKSNLVFFTGQKKSKDGKTIWLMKEFEISDEQQEEAGCSGMMPYDLVLCQCVYTMNRLS from the coding sequence ATGCCTGATGCCAATATCTATGACTGTCATCCAGGACATCTGTTATATATGTATGAATTTTCAGAAAGAAACAATGATTCATATTTCTTTTCTCTAAGAGAGAAGAAATTTGGACATGGGGATAGAGCTAACCGGGTTGTAAAAGATGGCTCTGGGCTCTGGAGTAAGTCGATATCAAAGAAACCTGTCAAGGGAGTGGATGGTAGGGTAATCGGTCATAAGAGTAACCTTGTTTTCTTCACCGGTCAGAAGAAAAGTAAGGATGGAAAAACAATTTGGCTTATGAAAGAATTTGAAATATCTGatgaacaacaagaagaagccGGATGCAGCGGCATGATGCCGTATGATTTGGTATTATGTCAATGTGTATATACTATGAATCGGCTTAGCTGA